The following proteins are co-located in the Chryseobacterium daecheongense genome:
- the thiC gene encoding phosphomethylpyrimidine synthase ThiC produces the protein MAHSITRSPFPNSKKIYVEGSIHPIKVAMREILLSPTKLSNGTLENNPPVTVYDTSGPYTDENSQIDIQKGLPRIREQWILERGDVKILDGISSEYGKARLADPKLDELRFSYNHKPKVALEGKEVTQLYYAKQGIITPEMEYIAIRENQRIEQLDFVSKEMSSQHAGNNFGARTPKNKITPEFVREEIAAGRAIIPNNINHPESEPMIIGRNFLVKINANIGNSAVSSSIDEEVEKAVWACRWGADTIMDLSTGKNIHETREWIIRNSPVPIGTVPIYQALEKVKGVPEDLTWEVFKDTLIEQAEQGVSYFTIHAGVLLRYIHLTVNRVTGIVSRGGSIMAKWCLYHHKENFLYTHFEEICEIMKKYDVAFSLGDGLRPGSIADANDAAQFAELETLGELTKIAWKHNVQVMIEGPGHVPMHMIKENMDKQLEECHEAPFYTLGPLTTDIAPGYDHITSGIGAAMIGWFGCAMLCYVTPKEHLGLPNKKDVKDGVITYKLAAHAADLAKGHPGAQYRDNALSKARFEFRWEDQFNLSLDPETAKAYHDETLPAEGAKIAHFCSMCGPKFCSMKITQEIRESAEMGMMIKSQEFIENGKEIYL, from the coding sequence ATGGCACATTCAATTACGCGTTCGCCATTTCCGAACTCAAAGAAAATTTATGTTGAAGGAAGCATTCATCCTATTAAGGTTGCTATGCGCGAAATCCTATTGAGCCCTACAAAGCTCAGCAATGGAACATTGGAGAATAACCCTCCTGTCACGGTTTATGATACGTCAGGACCTTATACGGATGAAAATTCGCAGATCGATATCCAGAAAGGACTTCCAAGAATAAGAGAGCAATGGATCCTGGAAAGGGGAGATGTAAAAATTCTCGACGGAATATCGTCCGAATATGGGAAAGCCCGTTTGGCAGATCCGAAACTGGATGAATTACGTTTTTCTTATAACCATAAGCCAAAAGTCGCTCTGGAAGGAAAAGAGGTAACCCAGTTATACTATGCAAAACAGGGAATCATTACTCCTGAAATGGAGTACATTGCCATCCGTGAAAACCAAAGAATAGAACAGCTTGATTTTGTTTCCAAAGAAATGTCTTCCCAGCATGCCGGGAACAATTTCGGGGCAAGAACTCCTAAAAATAAAATTACTCCTGAATTTGTAAGAGAAGAGATTGCTGCCGGAAGGGCAATCATTCCTAATAACATCAACCATCCAGAAAGTGAACCGATGATTATCGGGCGGAATTTTTTAGTAAAGATAAATGCCAATATTGGTAACAGTGCTGTTTCTTCCAGTATCGATGAAGAGGTCGAAAAAGCAGTGTGGGCATGCAGATGGGGTGCGGATACTATTATGGATCTTTCCACAGGAAAAAATATTCACGAAACAAGGGAATGGATCATCAGAAATAGTCCTGTACCTATCGGAACTGTTCCCATTTATCAGGCACTTGAAAAAGTGAAAGGAGTTCCTGAAGATCTTACCTGGGAAGTATTTAAAGATACTCTGATAGAGCAGGCGGAGCAAGGCGTTTCGTACTTTACCATTCATGCAGGAGTGCTGCTCAGATATATTCACCTTACCGTTAATAGAGTAACGGGAATTGTTTCCCGCGGAGGCTCTATTATGGCTAAATGGTGTCTTTATCATCATAAAGAAAACTTCTTGTACACCCATTTTGAAGAGATTTGTGAAATCATGAAAAAATATGATGTAGCTTTTTCTTTAGGTGACGGACTTCGTCCGGGATCTATTGCAGATGCTAATGACGCTGCACAATTTGCAGAGCTGGAGACTTTAGGAGAGCTTACGAAGATTGCTTGGAAACATAATGTACAGGTAATGATTGAAGGTCCCGGTCACGTTCCGATGCATATGATCAAAGAAAATATGGATAAGCAGCTGGAAGAGTGCCACGAAGCACCTTTCTATACGTTAGGGCCGTTAACAACAGATATTGCGCCGGGCTATGATCATATAACTTCAGGAATCGGAGCTGCTATGATCGGATGGTTTGGATGTGCAATGCTTTGTTACGTTACCCCTAAAGAACATCTAGGACTACCCAATAAAAAAGATGTGAAAGACGGGGTTATTACCTACAAGCTGGCAGCACACGCTGCGGATTTGGCAAAAGGACATCCAGGTGCTCAGTACAGAGATAATGCTCTGAGTAAAGCAAGGTTTGAATTCAGATGGGAAGATCAGTTTAATCTTTCCCTGGATCCTGAAACGGCAAAAGCATATCATGATGAAACATTACCGGCAGAGGGAGCAAAGATTGCACATTTTTGTTCCATGTGTGGTCCTAAATTCTGTTCCATGAAAATTACTCAGGAAATAAGGGAATCCGCTGAAATGGGGATGATGATAAAATCACAGGAGTTTATCGAGAACGGAAAGGAAATTTATTTATGA
- a CDS encoding cbb3-type cytochrome c oxidase subunit 3, whose amino-acid sequence MIPQNFKDILSNTENAGFYQTLALIFFMLFFVALVIYVFSRPKKYYKEEEEAPLQDDEDDFNLKN is encoded by the coding sequence ATGATTCCTCAGAACTTTAAAGATATATTATCCAATACAGAAAACGCTGGTTTTTACCAGACGCTGGCTCTGATTTTCTTTATGCTGTTCTTCGTAGCTTTGGTAATATATGTTTTTAGCAGACCTAAAAAATATTACAAGGAAGAAGAAGAGGCTCCTCTGCAGGATGACGAAGACGACTTTAATTTAAAAAATTAA
- the ccoS gene encoding cbb3-type cytochrome oxidase assembly protein CcoS: MDILYLMILCSVSLAAIFLVVFIVNARKGQFEDDESPAVRILFDSGEIKEKEKDGNKTDEKEKGENNKIEEKSE; the protein is encoded by the coding sequence ATGGATATTCTATATTTAATGATCCTATGCAGTGTTTCTTTAGCTGCAATTTTCTTGGTCGTTTTTATAGTTAACGCCCGAAAAGGACAGTTTGAGGATGATGAATCTCCTGCTGTACGAATTCTTTTTGACTCCGGTGAAATAAAGGAGAAAGAGAAAGATGGCAACAAAACAGACGAGAAAGAAAAAGGAGAAAATAATAAAATTGAAGAAAAAAGTGAATAG
- the ccoN gene encoding cytochrome-c oxidase, cbb3-type subunit I gives METQKFSYDNSIVRAFLYATIVFGLIGFLFGLTAALMLFYPELPEFLFGTDDTTIQSLKSGNIQGLINTHGAFGFGRIRMLHTNTVIFAFVCNIVYTGIYYSLQRLLKTRMYSDTLSWLHFWTWQFMIVATFITFFMGINTSKEYAEHEWPIDILIAFSWIIFGINMFLTIAKRRVRHLYVAIWFYIGTWIAVAMLHIFNNLEVPLSFTGWKSYSAYAGVKDAIVQWWYGHNAVAFVLTTPVLGLMYYFLPKAADRPVFSYKLSIIHFWSLIFVYIWAGPHHLQYTALPAWAQAVGTGFSIMLIAPSWGGMLNGLLTLRGAWDKVRENPILKFFVVAVTCYGMATFEGPLLATKNINKIGHFTDWVIGHVHLGALGWNGFMAFGVIYYLVPILWRTKLWSVKLANWHFWLGTLGIIFYAVPMYISGFTQGLMWKQFNPDGTLLWKNWLDTVTAIIPYFKMRFLGGFFYISGAILMIVNVVATVRKGSFQKEVPAEAPALANISKNRKEGEGTHLWLERTPVLLGILSFITISIGSSVEIIPTLSLKKSVPTISAVKPYSPLELEGRDIYIREGCNACHSQMVRPFRDEIVRFNGKNGQYSKAGEFVYDRPFLWGSKRTGPDLHREGGKNPSSWHYKHMYNPRSTSAGSIMPRYPWLIATNLDRSKMVDKMLLMKNTFDVPYTKPQIDSANKWADNQAAKIVKDIFSEANDLKEAYAKRPKGELEKKEVVALISYLQRLGTDIKTTEIKTASNN, from the coding sequence ATGGAGACACAAAAGTTTAGTTATGACAACAGTATTGTTCGGGCATTTCTTTATGCGACCATAGTTTTTGGGCTTATAGGGTTTTTGTTCGGGCTTACAGCAGCCTTAATGCTTTTCTACCCTGAACTTCCTGAATTTTTATTTGGTACAGATGATACTACCATTCAGAGTTTGAAGAGTGGTAACATCCAAGGGCTAATTAATACTCATGGTGCATTTGGTTTTGGTAGAATCAGAATGTTGCACACCAACACGGTAATCTTTGCATTCGTTTGTAATATCGTTTATACCGGTATTTATTACTCATTACAGAGATTATTAAAAACAAGAATGTATAGCGATACATTATCTTGGTTACATTTCTGGACTTGGCAGTTTATGATTGTTGCTACGTTCATTACATTCTTTATGGGGATCAACACCTCTAAAGAATATGCTGAGCACGAATGGCCAATCGATATATTAATTGCTTTCTCATGGATCATTTTCGGTATCAACATGTTCTTAACTATTGCTAAGAGAAGGGTAAGACACCTTTATGTAGCTATCTGGTTCTACATTGGTACCTGGATCGCAGTAGCAATGCTTCACATCTTTAATAACTTAGAAGTTCCGTTATCTTTCACAGGATGGAAATCATATTCAGCATATGCAGGGGTAAAAGATGCTATCGTACAATGGTGGTATGGTCACAATGCAGTAGCATTCGTATTAACAACTCCGGTTTTAGGTTTGATGTATTACTTCTTGCCAAAAGCGGCAGACAGACCGGTTTTCTCATATAAACTGTCTATTATCCACTTCTGGTCATTAATTTTCGTATATATCTGGGCTGGTCCTCACCACCTTCAGTATACTGCACTTCCTGCATGGGCACAGGCAGTAGGAACAGGGTTCTCTATTATGCTTATCGCTCCGTCATGGGGAGGAATGCTTAATGGTCTTCTTACCTTAAGAGGAGCATGGGATAAAGTAAGAGAAAATCCTATCCTTAAATTCTTCGTGGTAGCTGTTACATGTTATGGTATGGCAACTTTTGAAGGACCGCTTTTAGCAACTAAAAATATCAACAAGATCGGTCACTTTACTGACTGGGTAATCGGACACGTACATTTAGGTGCACTAGGATGGAATGGTTTCATGGCATTCGGTGTAATCTATTATCTTGTACCTATCCTGTGGAGAACAAAATTATGGTCTGTAAAATTAGCTAACTGGCATTTCTGGTTAGGGACTTTAGGAATTATTTTCTATGCAGTACCAATGTATATTTCAGGATTTACTCAAGGTTTGATGTGGAAACAGTTCAATCCGGACGGAACACTATTGTGGAAAAACTGGTTGGATACTGTAACAGCTATTATCCCTTATTTTAAAATGAGATTCTTAGGAGGATTCTTCTACATTTCAGGAGCTATTTTAATGATCGTAAACGTTGTTGCAACGGTAAGAAAAGGATCATTCCAGAAAGAAGTTCCTGCAGAAGCTCCTGCTTTAGCAAACATCAGCAAAAACAGAAAAGAAGGAGAAGGAACTCACCTTTGGTTAGAAAGAACACCTGTATTATTAGGTATTTTATCTTTCATCACTATTTCTATCGGTAGTTCAGTTGAAATTATACCTACTCTATCACTTAAGAAAAGTGTACCTACCATTTCAGCAGTGAAGCCTTATTCACCGTTGGAACTTGAAGGTAGAGATATTTATATCCGTGAAGGTTGTAACGCTTGTCACTCTCAGATGGTAAGACCATTCCGAGATGAGATCGTAAGATTTAACGGTAAAAACGGACAATATTCAAAAGCGGGTGAGTTTGTTTATGACAGACCATTCCTATGGGGTTCAAAAAGAACAGGGCCGGATTTACATAGAGAAGGAGGAAAAAACCCTAGTTCTTGGCACTATAAGCACATGTATAACCCAAGATCGACATCAGCGGGTTCTATCATGCCTCGTTACCCTTGGTTAATCGCTACGAACTTAGACAGATCTAAAATGGTTGATAAAATGTTACTGATGAAAAATACTTTCGATGTACCATATACAAAGCCTCAGATAGATTCTGCAAACAAGTGGGCAGATAACCAGGCAGCGAAGATTGTAAAAGATATTTTCTCTGAAGCAAATGACCTGAAAGAGGCTTATGCGAAGAGACCTAAAGGTGAACTAGAGAAAAAAGAGGTTGTAGCCCTTATCTCTTATCTTCAAAGATTAGGTACTGATATCAAAACAACAGAAATAAAAACAGCAAGTAATAACTAA
- the panB gene encoding 3-methyl-2-oxobutanoate hydroxymethyltransferase: MSVHSEIKKVTTETLRKMKFDKEKITMLTAYDFTTAKMVDAGGVDAVLIGDSAANVMAGFETTLPITLDQMIYHAQSVVRGVDRALVIADLPFGTYQSNPEKALESAVRMMKEGGAHAVKIEGGKEISKSIKKIVNAGIPVMGHLGLTPQSIYKFGTYKVRAKDEAEAEKLISDAQLLEELGCFSVVLEKIPADLAKKVSESISIPTIGIGAGPDCDGQVLVYHDMVGMNQGFSPKFLRRYLDLYSEITGAVAQYVKDVKEVTFPNEKESY; the protein is encoded by the coding sequence ATGTCTGTTCATTCTGAAATAAAAAAAGTTACGACTGAAACCTTGCGTAAAATGAAGTTCGACAAGGAAAAAATAACAATGCTTACAGCCTATGATTTCACTACAGCAAAGATGGTAGATGCAGGAGGAGTAGATGCTGTTTTGATAGGAGATTCTGCAGCCAATGTAATGGCAGGTTTTGAAACTACGCTGCCTATTACTCTTGATCAGATGATCTATCATGCTCAAAGCGTTGTACGTGGAGTAGACAGAGCTCTCGTTATTGCTGACCTTCCTTTTGGAACTTATCAGAGTAATCCTGAAAAAGCATTAGAGTCTGCCGTGAGAATGATGAAAGAGGGCGGTGCCCATGCTGTGAAAATTGAAGGCGGTAAAGAGATTTCAAAATCAATCAAGAAAATTGTTAATGCAGGAATTCCTGTGATGGGGCATTTAGGATTAACCCCTCAGTCTATTTATAAATTCGGAACTTACAAAGTAAGAGCGAAGGACGAAGCAGAAGCTGAGAAACTGATCAGTGATGCGCAGCTTTTAGAAGAATTAGGGTGCTTTTCTGTTGTTTTAGAAAAAATTCCGGCAGATTTGGCTAAAAAAGTATCTGAAAGTATCTCGATTCCGACAATCGGAATCGGAGCAGGCCCTGACTGTGACGGACAGGTTTTGGTTTATCATGATATGGTAGGAATGAACCAGGGATTCAGTCCAAAATTTTTGAGAAGATATCTTGATCTTTACAGTGAAATCACAGGGGCAGTTGCACAATATGTAAAAGATGTAAAAGAGGTTACCTTTCCTAATGAAAAAGAAAGCTATTAA
- a CDS encoding heavy metal translocating P-type ATPase metal-binding domain-containing protein, with product MSENCFHCGQGIEKERILFDEKIFCCNGCKSVYEILNTNNLSNFYELNKRAGIRPDENSSQFDYLDTPEIFEKVTDFSEGNTSLVTFKIPVIHCSSCIWLLESLHTLNDGIKYSQVNFTRKTLQVSFNHNDLKLSELAKFLTNLGYKPVISLETAEKNVDHLDKSLLVKLAIAGFAFGNGMFLAFPEYIGGEDYWMQHYKGLFRTLMFLLAIPVVFYSASDYYKSAWYGLKNKIVNIDVPIVLGIFVLFGRSIYEVATDYGPGYFDTLCGLLFFMLLGKTFQKRTYSALSYDRDYKSFYPIAVTKVDFNGKQDNILLSEVKVGDRILVRNQEIIPVDAILINGEGNIDNSFITGESESISKQPGDKIFAGGKQIGSSLELEVIKNVDQSYLTQLWNKEAFKKYETGLDTLTNNISKYFTFIILGIALISGIYWSFIDLEKMFQVVSAILIIACPCALALSAPFTFGHIMRILGRNKFYVKDTLTIEKIAKIDTLVFDKTGTITHRKKTNIKYEGSTISEFDSLNIKTLLKNSNHPLSKSLYEFIDINDDYFPVDNFVETSGKGYEATVRGAHYKIGSAKYNNQESKNLETAVYISKNNEFLGKFIFKNEYRSRLKNLFKTLNHYKIFILSGDNSSEENQLKEIIPNYQAMAFNQSPEDKLNYIKQLQDKNYKVAMLGDGLNDAGALKQSNVGIAIADDTNTFTPSSDVIMNGDKVVTLDRYLNVCKGSITIVKMTFIISFLYNIVGLSYAVTGHMHPLFAAIIMPISSITVVAFTTISTWILGRKYFTKEA from the coding sequence GTGAGCGAGAACTGTTTTCATTGTGGTCAAGGCATAGAAAAAGAACGAATTCTTTTTGATGAAAAAATTTTTTGTTGCAACGGTTGCAAGTCAGTTTACGAAATTCTGAATACCAACAATCTAAGTAATTTTTATGAACTGAATAAAAGAGCAGGAATTCGTCCGGACGAAAATTCCTCTCAGTTCGATTATTTGGACACACCGGAAATTTTTGAAAAAGTCACCGATTTTTCAGAAGGCAATACAAGCCTTGTGACTTTTAAAATCCCTGTAATCCACTGCTCATCTTGCATCTGGCTTTTGGAAAGCCTTCATACCCTGAACGACGGCATTAAATATTCACAGGTCAATTTTACCAGAAAGACCCTACAGGTTTCTTTCAACCATAACGATCTAAAACTAAGCGAACTCGCTAAATTTTTAACCAACCTCGGATACAAACCGGTCATTAGCCTGGAAACGGCAGAGAAAAACGTGGATCATCTTGATAAGTCCCTTCTTGTTAAACTTGCCATTGCCGGTTTTGCGTTTGGGAATGGAATGTTCCTTGCTTTTCCTGAGTATATTGGAGGTGAAGATTATTGGATGCAGCACTACAAAGGACTTTTTAGAACATTAATGTTTCTGCTTGCCATTCCTGTAGTTTTCTATTCAGCTTCAGATTATTACAAATCGGCCTGGTATGGTTTAAAGAACAAGATCGTTAATATTGACGTTCCTATTGTTTTGGGTATTTTCGTTCTTTTCGGAAGAAGTATTTATGAGGTAGCAACAGACTACGGACCTGGCTATTTCGATACACTTTGTGGGCTATTATTCTTCATGCTGCTAGGAAAAACCTTTCAGAAAAGAACTTATAGCGCTCTTTCATACGACCGTGATTACAAATCTTTTTATCCGATTGCAGTTACCAAAGTCGATTTTAATGGAAAGCAGGACAATATCTTACTTTCAGAAGTTAAAGTAGGAGACCGGATTCTGGTTAGAAACCAGGAAATCATCCCCGTAGATGCTATTCTTATTAACGGGGAAGGAAATATCGATAACAGTTTCATCACTGGTGAAAGTGAAAGCATAAGTAAACAACCGGGAGATAAAATTTTTGCCGGTGGAAAACAGATAGGTTCTTCTCTTGAACTTGAAGTGATCAAAAATGTGGACCAAAGCTACCTTACTCAACTTTGGAATAAGGAAGCATTTAAGAAATACGAAACAGGACTTGACACTCTCACCAATAACATCAGCAAGTATTTCACATTTATCATCTTAGGCATAGCTTTGATTTCAGGAATTTACTGGTCATTCATTGATCTGGAAAAAATGTTCCAGGTGGTATCTGCCATATTGATCATTGCCTGTCCTTGCGCGCTGGCGCTTTCCGCTCCTTTTACTTTCGGGCACATTATGAGGATTTTAGGACGAAATAAATTCTATGTGAAGGATACCCTGACCATTGAGAAAATTGCAAAAATCGACACGCTTGTATTTGATAAAACGGGAACCATTACCCACCGCAAAAAAACAAATATCAAGTATGAAGGTTCCACCATTTCAGAATTCGACTCACTGAATATCAAAACCTTATTAAAAAATTCAAATCACCCGCTTTCAAAATCTTTATACGAATTTATTGATATTAATGATGACTACTTCCCTGTTGATAATTTCGTTGAGACCTCCGGGAAAGGATATGAGGCTACTGTAAGAGGAGCCCATTATAAGATAGGATCTGCAAAATATAATAATCAGGAATCTAAAAATCTTGAAACGGCAGTCTACATCAGTAAAAACAATGAATTTCTAGGTAAATTCATATTCAAAAATGAATATAGAAGTCGCCTTAAAAACTTATTCAAAACGCTCAACCATTATAAAATCTTCATTTTAAGCGGCGATAATTCTTCTGAAGAAAATCAGTTAAAGGAAATTATCCCCAACTATCAAGCGATGGCATTTAATCAAAGCCCTGAGGATAAATTAAATTACATCAAGCAACTCCAGGATAAAAATTACAAAGTTGCCATGTTGGGAGATGGATTAAATGATGCAGGAGCATTGAAACAAAGCAATGTAGGAATAGCCATTGCAGATGACACCAATACCTTTACTCCTTCATCTGATGTCATCATGAATGGTGACAAAGTGGTTACCCTTGACAGGTACCTGAACGTTTGCAAAGGCTCAATTACTATTGTTAAAATGACATTCATAATAAGCTTTTTATACAATATAGTAGGCTTAAGTTACGCTGTTACAGGCCATATGCATCCGCTATTCGCAGCGATAATCATGCCAATAAGCTCAATCACTGTAGTTGCATTCACTACAATTTCAACCTGGATCTTAGGACGGAAATACTTTACCAAAGAGGCGTAG
- a CDS encoding thiamine phosphate synthase produces the protein MVKEKLQYISQGNTKEEQELNIYRALDAGVKWVQVRWKNAPGKELFELCEKSKLQCTEYGAICIINDHIHLAELVDADGVHLGLDDGTITEARQILGPEKIIGGTANTLEDVLQRIDESCDYIGLGPLRYTPTKEKLSPVLGFEGYQQLIRDLEKRSVKIPAIYAIGGVRLEDVELLQKIGIHGVAVSGQITGRPSVVNEFIKSFK, from the coding sequence TTGGTCAAAGAAAAATTACAATATATTTCCCAGGGAAATACGAAAGAAGAACAGGAATTGAATATTTACAGGGCTCTGGACGCCGGTGTAAAGTGGGTGCAGGTTCGTTGGAAAAACGCGCCTGGGAAAGAGCTTTTTGAATTGTGTGAAAAATCAAAATTACAATGTACCGAATACGGGGCAATATGTATTATTAATGATCACATACATTTGGCAGAACTCGTAGATGCTGATGGTGTACATTTAGGATTAGATGATGGTACAATCACTGAGGCAAGACAGATTCTGGGTCCTGAAAAAATAATCGGGGGAACAGCCAATACATTAGAGGACGTCCTGCAAAGAATTGATGAATCTTGTGATTATATCGGTTTGGGGCCATTGCGGTATACACCGACAAAGGAGAAATTAAGTCCGGTACTGGGCTTTGAAGGGTATCAGCAACTGATCCGGGATTTAGAAAAAAGATCGGTTAAAATTCCTGCAATCTATGCAATTGGAGGTGTACGTCTTGAAGATGTAGAATTATTACAGAAAATTGGAATCCATGGAGTTGCTGTCTCCGGACAAATTACAGGCAGGCCGTCTGTCGTTAATGAATTTATAAAATCTTTCAAATGA
- a CDS encoding Crp/Fnr family transcriptional regulator: MSQEQQIAIEERFARVFNDKSFKERLSSADFEKYISTKKKLKFQKHDTIFEDGETPKGVYFLENGAAKLSKSGAFGKDQILRFIKEGDIIGYRSLLCGENFQAKAEAMTDIECTFLPADVFMYLLEVDSQLSFVMLQKIAYELGESSNTITFLAQKTVRERLAEILLLLEQKLGVDPEGFIKISLTREEIANIIGTATESAIRLISEFKQDDLIEVDGRNIKILNHDKLMKLGHVVL, translated from the coding sequence ATGTCGCAGGAACAACAGATTGCAATTGAAGAGAGGTTCGCCAGAGTTTTTAATGATAAATCTTTTAAGGAAAGACTTTCAAGCGCAGATTTTGAAAAATACATTAGCACAAAAAAGAAATTAAAATTTCAGAAACACGATACTATTTTCGAAGATGGAGAAACTCCAAAGGGAGTATATTTTTTAGAAAATGGTGCTGCTAAACTTTCTAAATCCGGAGCCTTTGGAAAAGATCAGATCTTAAGGTTTATCAAAGAAGGTGATATTATTGGCTACCGTTCTTTACTTTGCGGAGAAAATTTTCAGGCTAAAGCTGAAGCAATGACTGATATTGAGTGTACTTTTCTACCTGCAGATGTATTTATGTATCTTTTAGAGGTGGATTCTCAATTGTCTTTCGTAATGCTTCAGAAAATAGCTTATGAATTAGGAGAATCTTCAAACACGATTACTTTCCTTGCTCAAAAAACCGTAAGAGAGCGATTGGCTGAAATTTTATTGCTTCTGGAACAGAAATTAGGAGTAGATCCGGAAGGGTTTATCAAAATTTCTTTAACAAGAGAAGAAATTGCCAATATCATCGGGACAGCTACCGAGAGTGCTATCCGTCTGATCTCCGAATTCAAACAGGATGATCTGATAGAAGTGGACGGAAGAAACATCAAGATCCTCAACCACGACAAACTAATGAAACTAGGTCACGTAGTTTTATAA
- the thiS gene encoding sulfur carrier protein ThiS: protein MELIINYTRKTFDIPPENLEALMALEAPGRKKGIAVALNNRIIPISSWQNTVLQDQDSILIITATQGG from the coding sequence ATGGAACTTATAATCAATTACACACGGAAAACTTTCGATATTCCACCGGAAAACCTGGAGGCTTTGATGGCTCTGGAGGCACCCGGCCGCAAAAAAGGAATCGCTGTTGCCTTAAACAATCGTATTATTCCCATTTCCTCCTGGCAGAATACTGTACTTCAGGACCAGGATTCAATTTTAATTATTACCGCAACACAGGGCGGCTAA
- a CDS encoding thiamine phosphate synthase, translated as MIIVISPENILINEAECVNKMFQDGLELFHIRKPFITEEEMIVFLDQIDASFRHRLVMHGYFDLAAEYGISRIHFREEDRINGLHPWRAKGSVISTSVHDIISFNALEPNWEYAFFSPFFSSISKPGYGEHSKVLERIGLRNNHDVKLIALGGIYEENMEIALRSGAEGLALLGGIWMNEQPVKAFNKCRNRMLEYNYQNR; from the coding sequence ATGATCATTGTTATAAGTCCTGAAAACATTTTAATCAATGAAGCAGAATGTGTCAATAAGATGTTTCAGGATGGGCTGGAATTATTTCATATCAGGAAACCTTTTATCACTGAGGAAGAAATGATCGTTTTTTTGGATCAGATCGATGCATCATTCCGTCATCGATTGGTAATGCACGGTTATTTTGATCTGGCAGCAGAATATGGCATTTCAAGAATACACTTCAGAGAAGAGGACCGTATTAATGGATTGCATCCATGGCGTGCAAAAGGTTCGGTAATCTCTACATCGGTACATGATATCATTTCTTTTAATGCTCTTGAACCCAATTGGGAATATGCTTTTTTCAGTCCATTTTTCTCAAGCATTTCAAAACCGGGATATGGAGAACATTCCAAGGTTTTGGAGAGGATAGGACTTCGGAATAATCATGATGTAAAACTTATTGCTTTAGGAGGAATCTATGAGGAAAACATGGAGATAGCACTGAGATCGGGAGCAGAAGGCCTTGCCTTGCTGGGAGGGATCTGGATGAATGAGCAACCTGTAAAGGCATTTAATAAGTGCAGGAATAGAATGTTGGAATATAATTATCAAAACAGGTAG
- a CDS encoding RluA family pseudouridine synthase: protein MEEQIAYEDNHLLVVNKKVGQLVQGDKTGDESLLESIKNFIKKRDAKPGNVFLGLVHRIDRPTSGLVIYAKTSKALSRLTQMVKNREIKKTYWAVVAKEMIPHHQKLVHYLKKNEKNNKAIVFPKATDGAKEAILTYNVIKTLDNYMLLEIDLETGRHHQIRAQLSKIGVPIKGDLKYGAPRSNPDGGINLHARMLTFIHPVTKEEIRIVAPVPQNDAIWRACEE from the coding sequence ATGGAGGAGCAGATTGCTTATGAAGACAACCATCTCCTGGTTGTAAATAAAAAAGTCGGTCAGCTTGTACAGGGTGACAAGACCGGTGATGAATCGTTATTAGAATCAATAAAGAACTTTATAAAGAAAAGGGATGCTAAACCGGGAAATGTTTTTCTCGGTTTGGTTCATCGTATAGACCGTCCGACATCAGGTTTGGTTATTTATGCCAAAACCTCAAAAGCCCTTTCCCGTCTTACTCAGATGGTTAAAAACAGGGAAATTAAAAAAACATACTGGGCTGTTGTTGCTAAAGAAATGATTCCGCATCACCAGAAGCTGGTTCATTATTTAAAAAAAAACGAGAAAAATAATAAAGCCATTGTTTTTCCAAAGGCAACAGATGGAGCAAAAGAGGCAATTTTAACTTATAATGTTATTAAAACCCTGGACAATTATATGCTTCTTGAAATTGATCTGGAAACAGGAAGACACCATCAGATCCGGGCTCAACTTTCCAAGATTGGAGTTCCGATAAAAGGGGACTTGAAATATGGAGCACCCAGGTCCAATCCGGACGGAGGGATCAATCTTCATGCACGGATGCTTACATTCATCCATCCTGTGACCAAAGAAGAGATCAGAATTGTAGCTCCTGTTCCGCAAAATGATGCCATATGGAGAGCATGCGAAGAATAA